From a single Carassius gibelio isolate Cgi1373 ecotype wild population from Czech Republic chromosome A18, carGib1.2-hapl.c, whole genome shotgun sequence genomic region:
- the LOC127934454 gene encoding cortactin-binding protein 2: MASDGAKGEQPPPLQTLVTTGPGSLEAKCELNIDNLSKPELLTLLSIMEGELEARDLVIEALRARRKEVFLQERYGQFSLTDPFLALQRDFESGTGPKDHRPVSASPITVLEAVMAHCRKMQERMSAQLSAADSRQKRLEMEKLQLQSLEQEHRKLSAQLKDEREKNKHVVMSLVHECKQLAARVVEENQRFEELSSRTEQDGRSVGRLEEELASERRRSQQMEAEMEKQLAEFDTEREQLRSRLSREEMRAAELRAESENLRQQVEQLRTEQCKEAPPLPTAPASAPVKPKTLASVAVGTEATVCKTASSQTDVPLENEGAKKVPLSIPIKPTGSTYASMNLPKTSSVGRGLHHVSSQAENGGEGQTHSHGSHSPSVSATLPTGVSPRVQAARYKFQPSASEQDQNGTANQSPPSRDLSPTNRDNFAAKQQARHTVTQVLSRFTSPPAGGPPATLRPGLPHSASEGGPFTGRLGHSQIGLKSPTVARIDRGNPPPIPPKKPGLSQTPSPPHPPIKVVGEASRSPGTGLGVGLAKSTATPQLPPKPSIDLGGTVPALTASQVGASCTGWPWGSHLTSACVECPLVTTSSTASIVSSPSINPPSLPSHSPQHLGSPLAAASGWCPSIVSSLTCGDPVPLDDGQTLLLQAASQGNVTLLSMLLNQDPLLDIHLHQHELTSALISAAFNGHKDCLNLLLTSGASPDAVDETGFTPLHAAAENGHHECMRALVKCGADLERECLQGRTPLYLACEQGHVECVKVLLDAGADCSHVTTDNCTALHAAVSSGHVGPLKLLLHHPSPEPDLGVPASPSDPNQELLHPCITKASQILKHSNQDGWTAAHIAASRGYKKCLEVLCNHSQQDMEKRDKCNRTIHDVATDDCKDLLENLDWYIVVVQVLMSSLERLCPVDLLEDGCAVGKVTIQRHTSWEELTGSLSHLLTNHLQLICGNWELEEVQGRADTLGLSSNSMASVVIGDAVWLPGQKLPQSPWDLIRKRLSQRITIRLKGLSECTLDEMTYDSLIPLQLLQNYVRLVEQYHNVIFHGLEGSFQEYIANQISHYIKHRQEAQGIGCDVVRVEIDESVSKEHLLEIFINCGFLVSLHEGSTGRCVVVVLEGLQRAHSLSHLLGDLCEALENRGSVYSLSLNHGHDGLYYFREGSFLIGTLAKPCLQGAELRLQQHFRWVQLRWDTEPLNGMLGRHLRRKLLHKAQGQCWASDDPVHKSLSWVCSVWHQLNACLSRLGTSEALLGPYIFLSCPVNAEQTQAIPKWLVRLWNAVIVPRVEDAVISRVTAKRSPSQRRSPNSKGLSPGQRAVVKAALNILLNKAVLQGCPLNRTEIDRFLPEFQGGCFPLSTIGSAYRKGGRKGRDNGAWRRANTSPRKKGSPASGRSSTCSLREGSLANSSTQPMTNVNHSRLGDGVALGLSLCSDEETDLIRELQTMCSSKSEPDISRIALFKEEFIMLPDSIPASPRRSDGKVTQPQTNPVTTERAVDMTHPPPQKIEGSRASPQRVTRPRSHLPIPSSRGAQQVNTTSSIALQSHSSNPSRASTSSRARQPPSHNNSNNFSSQDNIWFLDPNCNENYSTHG; this comes from the exons gcACGAAGGAAAGAAGTGTTCCTGCAGGAGAGATATGGACAGTTCAGTCTGACGGACCCATTCCTTGCCCTGCAGAGGGACTTTGAGTCAGGGACGGGGCCAAAGGACCACAGGCCTGTTAGCGCGAGTCCCATTACTGTGCTGGAAGCTGTTATGGCCCATTGCCGTAAGATGCAGGAGAGGATGTCTGCCCAGCTTTCGGCCGCTGACAGCAGACAGAAAAGG CTTGAAATGGAGAAACTGCAGCTGCAGAGCCTGGAGCAGGAGCACAGGAAGCTGTCGGCTCAGCTGAAGGATGAGCGAGAGAAAAACAAACACGTGGTGATGTCACTGGTGCATGAATGCAAGCAGCTAGCTGCTCGTGTGGTCGAAGAAAATCAGCGCTTTGAGGAGCTCTCGTCCCGCACTGAGCAGGACGGCCGTTCCGTTGGGCGACTGGAGGAAGAACTGGCATCTGAGCGACGTCGCAGCCAACAGATGGAAGCAGAGATGGAGAAACAGCTGGCCGAGTTTGACACAGAACGAGAGCAGTTACGTTCCAGACTTAGCCGCGAGGAGATGCGTGCTGCAGAGCTGCGAGCTGAAAGTGAGAATCTCCGCCAGCAGGTGGAGCAGTTAAGAACTGAGCAATGCAAAGAAGCCCCACCACTGCCTACTGCACCAGCATCTGCCCCAGTTAAACCCAAGACTTTGGCATCTGTGGCCGTGGGCACTGAGGCAACTGTCTGCAAGACTGCCTCCTCTCAGACAGATGTACCACTGGAAAATGAAGGGGCTAAGAAGGTGCCACTTTCCATCCCCATCAAGCCTACAGGTTCCACTTATGCTAGCATGAACCTACCTAAGACTTCCAGTGTGGGGCGGGGGCTACACCATGTGAGCTCTCAGGCAGAAAATGGAGGAGAGGGCCAAACACATTCGCATGGCTCACATTCACCTAGTGTGTCTGCTACCTTGCCGACTGGGGTCAGTCCACGTGTCCAGGCAGCCCGTTACAAATTCCAACCCTCTGCCTCGGAGCAGGACCAAAATGGAACCGCAAACCAGAGCCCCCCTTCCCGCGACCTGTCCCCCACAAATCGAGACAACTTTGCGGCTAAACAGCAGGCACGCCACACAGTCACACAGGTTCTCTCCCGCTTTACAAGCCCTCCAGCAGGTGGGCCCCCTGCAACCCTTCGCCCTGGTCTGCCACACTCCGCATCTGAGGGGGGACCCTTCACCGGGCGTTTGGGCCACTCCCAGATAGGCCTTAAATCACCAACTGTGGCCCGCATCGACAGGGGTAACCCACCTCCCATCCCACCAAAAAAACCAGGACTGTCCCAAACACCATCCCCCCCACACCCACCAATCAAAGTAGTAGGTGAAGCCAGCAGGTCCCCAGGAACAGGACTGGGGGTGGGCCTTGCCAAATCCACTGCCACCCCTCAGCTTCCACCAAAGCCCTCCATAGATTTGGGCGGTACAGTCCCAGCCTTGACTGCATCACAGGTGGGTGCTTCCTGTACCGGCTGGCCGTGGGGGTCGCATCTGACATCAGCATGTGTGGAGTGTCCCCTTGTCACCACCTCCTCCACAGCTTCCATTGTCAGTAGCCCCTCCATAAACCCACCTAGCCTACCATCCCATAGCCCCCAGCATCTGGGCAGCCCCCTGGCAGCAGCATCAG GCTGGTGTCCCTCCATAGTCTCCTCGCTAACCTGCGGTGACCCCGTCCCCCTGGATGACGGGCAAACCCTTCTCCTCCAAGCTGCTTCCCAGGGAAATGTCACTTTATTGTCTATGCTGCTTAACCAAGATCCACTATTGGATATTCATCTCCATCAACATGAATTAACCTCTGCCTTGATCTCTGCTGCTTTTAATGGACATAAAG ACTGCTTAAATCTGCTGCTGACTTCGGGGGCATCTCCTGATGCTGTTGATGAAACAGGATTTACGCCGTTACATGCCGCTGCTGAAAATGGTCACCATGA ATGCATGAGAGCTCTTGTGAAATGTGGAGCTGATTTGGAGAGGGAGTGCTTGCAGGGAAGGACCCCACTGTACCTGGCCTGTGAACAGGGACATGTGGAGTGTGTGAAAGTCTTGCTAGACGCAGGAGCAGACTGTTCACATGTCACAACT GACAACTGCACAGCTCTGCATGCCGCAGTCAGTTCAGGTCATGTGGGCCCTCTGAAGCTCTTGCTACACCACCCATCTCCTGAACCAGACCTGGGTGTCCCTGCATCTCCTTCGGACCCCAACCAGGAGCTCCTGCACCCTTGTATAACAAAGGCCAGTCAAATTCTCAAACACAGTAACCAGGATGGCTGGACTGCTGCCCATATTGCTGCATCCAGGGGCTACAAG AAATGCCTGGAGGTTTTGTGTAACCACAGTCAACAGGACATGGAGAAGAGGGATAAATGCAATCGCACCATTCATGATGTTGCAACGGATGACTGCAAAGACCTACTAGAGAACCTGG ACTGGTACATAGTGGTTGTACAGGTGCTCATGAGCTCACTGGAGCGTCTTTGCCCTGTGGATCTCCTGGAGGATGGCTGCGCTGTTGGCAAAGTAACAATTCAGCGCCATACTAGCTGGGAAGAACTAACAGGAAGCTTGAGTCACCTGCTGACCAATCACCTCCAGCTAATTTGTGGGAACTGGGAGCTGGAGGAAGTTCAGGGCAGAGCAGACACTTTGGGCCTCTCTTCTAACAGCATGGCCTCTGTAGTTatag GTGATGCTGTGTGGTTGCCAGGGCAGAAGCTGCCTCAGTCTCCTTGGGACCTCATTCGGAAGCGTCTGAGCCAGCGTATTACCATACGTCTTAAAG GCCTGTCAGAGTGCACTCTGGATGAGATGACGTACGACTCCCTGATCCCTCTACAGCTGCTGCAGAACTATGTCCGTCTG GTGGAACAGTACCATAACGTCATCTTCCACGGGCTGGAGGGCAGCTTTCAGGAGTACATCGCCAACCAGATCTCTCATTATATCAAG CACAGACAGGAGGCCCAGGGGATTGGCTGTGATGTCGTCAGGGTGGAGATAGATGAGAGTGTATCCAAAGAGCACCTGCTGGAGATCTTCATCAACTGTG GGTTCCTGGTGTCATTGCATGAAGGCAGCACTGGGCGTTGTGTTGTAGTGGTTCTGGAGGGTCTGCAGAGAGCCCACTCTCTCAGCCACCTCCTGGGAGACCTGTGCGAAGCCCTGGAGAACCGAGGATCTGTCTATTCCCTCTCCCTCAACCATG GTCATGATGGGCTTTACTATTTCCGTGAAGGGAGTTTTTTGATTGGCACACTGGCCAAGCCTTGCCTACAGGGTGCTGAGCTACGACTACAGCAGCACTTCCGCTGGGTGCAGCTGCGCTGGGACACCGAGCCCCTCAATGGCATGCTGGGACGTCATCTACGCAGAAAACTCCTCCACAAG GCTCAGGGCCAGTGCTGGGCATCTGATGATCCTGTACACAAATCGCTTTCTTGGGTGTGCTCAGTGTGGCACCAGCTCAACGCCTGCCTGTCACGTCTGGGGACCTCGGAGGCCTTGTTGGGACCCTATATCTTCCTCTCCTGCCCTGTGAATGCAGAACAGACTCAGGCCATTCCCAA GTGGTTGGTGAGACTTTGGAATGCAGTAATAGTTCCACGGGTCGAGGATGCGGTTATATCTAGAGTAACAGCCAAACGCTCTCCCTCCCAGCGACGCTCTCCCAACAGCAAAGGTCTGAGTCCAGGACAGAGAGCTGTAGTCAAAGCAGCTCTTAATATCCTGCTGAATAAGGCTGTGCTGCAAGGCTGCCCGCTGAACAGAACAG AGATTGACAGGTTCTTACCCGAGTTCCAGGGAGGATGTTTCCCTCTTTCCACCATTGGCTCCGCCTACAGGAAAGGTGGCAGAAAAGGACGAGATAATGGGGCTTGGAGACGAGCCAATACCAGCCCAAGGAAGAAAGGTAGCCCCGCCTCTGGGAGGAGCTCTACCTGCTCTTTAAGAGAAG GATCTCTGGCCAATTCAAGCACTCAGCCAATGACAAATGTCAATCATTCAAG ACTCGGTGATGGAGTTGCTTTGGGTCTGTCTCTTTGCTCTGATGAAGAGACGGATCTCATCAGAGAACTCCAGACCATGTGCTCTAGCAAATCTGAGCCGGACATTAGCAGG ATTGCTCTTTTTAAAGAGGAGTTCATCATGCTTCCAGACTCGATTCCAGCCAGTCCTCGGAGGAGTGATGGCAAGGTCACGCAGCCCCAAACAAATCCCGTTACAACAGAGAGAGCTGTGGATATGACCCATCCTCCACCACAGAAG ATCGAAGGCAGTCGTGCTTCTCCTCAGAGAGTGACGAGACCCAGATCGCATCTGCCCATCCCCAGCAGCAGAGGGGCTCAGCAGGTGAACACCACCAGCAGCATTGCCCTTCAGAGTCACAGCAGCAACCCTAGCAGAGCCTCCACCAGCAGCAGAGCAAGGCAGCCCCCGTcccacaacaacagcaacaacttCTCCTCACAAGACAACATCTGGTTCCTGGACCCTAACTGTAATGAAAACTACAGTACCCATGGATAA